The Myxococcales bacterium genome contains a region encoding:
- a CDS encoding glutathione S-transferase family protein: protein MKLHNSIGPNPHLVRIFAREKNIDIDLVEVDLMGGENRGDDYIAKNPTGQLPCLELDDGSFISETLVICEYLEDIQPEPALIGTTAAEKAVTRMWTRRTELAITGPLADGFRFSEGLPLFKDRIRTIPEAADGLKAKARDGLEWLDGELEGRDFIAGDRFGLADILLISFMMFGSQVGQAADPSLKNIAAWFERVSSRPGVEATK, encoded by the coding sequence ATGAAACTTCACAATTCGATCGGCCCCAATCCCCATCTCGTTCGCATTTTTGCCCGTGAAAAAAACATCGACATTGATTTGGTCGAGGTCGACCTGATGGGCGGAGAAAACCGCGGGGACGACTACATCGCGAAGAACCCGACCGGCCAACTTCCCTGCCTCGAACTCGACGACGGCAGCTTCATCTCTGAAACCCTCGTAATCTGCGAGTACCTCGAAGACATTCAGCCCGAACCCGCGCTGATCGGCACAACCGCGGCGGAAAAGGCCGTGACCCGCATGTGGACCCGGCGCACGGAACTCGCCATCACTGGACCATTGGCGGACGGTTTCCGCTTCTCGGAAGGACTCCCGCTGTTCAAGGACCGGATTCGCACGATCCCCGAGGCGGCCGACGGGCTCAAAGCCAAGGCGCGAGACGGCCTCGAATGGCTCGACGGCGAATTGGAGGGGCGGGACTTCATTGCGGGGGATCGCTTCGGCCTGGCCGACATCCTGCTCATTTCGTTCATGATGTTCGGCAGCCAGGTCGGTCAAGCGGCAGACCCGAGCCTCAAGAACATTGCCGCCTGGTTCGAGCGCGTATCCAGCCGACCCGGTGTTGAAGCGACGAAGTAA
- a CDS encoding sigma-54-dependent Fis family transcriptional regulator: protein MAFILVVDDEIGVRESLRMLLKSEFTVATAADVESALQTLSERTPDLIILDLVMPGRGGLDLLRELRDRRVKVPVVVLTATNTIDAAVAAMKEGAADFITKPFELDALQIKIRQLLEHGELEREVVRLRDEVAGRQQLGRMIGRSPAMLELFRTIERIADSRASVLITGESGTGKELVAQAIHELGPRQGGPFIALNCGAIAHHLMESELFGHEKGSFSGATNLQIGRFEAADGGTLLLDEIGELELSLQVKLLRALQEKKIERIGNPHSIDVDARIIAATNRNLTRETEAGRFRNDLYYRINVIAIEIPPLRDRREDIRLLAETFLERICGELDREIQLDPEALAAIERYAWPGNVRELENAIEHGAALCDGDIIGLEDLPHAIMSAGRSDRLREAWRSGHGGFEETVGRFERELILESLERHNWNQTRAAEDLGITRRVLKIKMDRFDIPTPERGTSE from the coding sequence ATGGCCTTTATTTTGGTGGTCGACGACGAGATTGGCGTTCGAGAGTCTCTCCGAATGCTGCTCAAGAGTGAGTTCACGGTCGCGACGGCTGCGGACGTCGAGAGCGCGTTGCAAACTCTCAGCGAGCGCACGCCGGACCTCATCATTCTCGACCTCGTGATGCCCGGACGCGGAGGACTCGATCTTCTGCGGGAGCTGCGGGACCGCAGGGTGAAGGTTCCCGTGGTGGTCTTGACGGCCACCAACACCATCGACGCCGCCGTCGCCGCGATGAAAGAAGGCGCGGCCGACTTCATCACCAAGCCATTCGAACTCGACGCCCTTCAGATCAAGATTCGCCAGTTGCTGGAGCACGGCGAGCTCGAACGAGAGGTCGTGCGCCTGCGCGACGAGGTTGCGGGGCGCCAACAGCTCGGTCGCATGATTGGCCGGAGTCCCGCGATGCTCGAGCTTTTCCGCACCATCGAGCGCATCGCCGATTCCCGCGCGAGTGTCTTGATCACCGGGGAGAGCGGCACGGGCAAGGAGTTGGTCGCCCAGGCGATCCACGAGCTGGGACCCCGGCAGGGTGGCCCCTTCATCGCCCTCAACTGCGGGGCGATCGCTCACCACTTGATGGAGAGCGAGCTCTTCGGTCACGAGAAGGGCTCCTTCTCCGGGGCGACGAATCTTCAGATCGGACGTTTCGAAGCGGCCGATGGTGGAACGTTGCTGCTAGACGAGATTGGCGAGCTCGAGTTGAGCCTGCAAGTCAAGCTATTGCGGGCCCTGCAGGAGAAGAAGATCGAACGGATCGGAAATCCCCATTCGATCGATGTCGATGCCCGCATCATCGCGGCCACCAACCGCAACCTCACCCGGGAAACCGAAGCCGGGCGTTTTCGCAACGACCTCTACTACCGGATCAACGTCATTGCGATCGAAATCCCCCCCCTGCGCGACCGACGCGAAGACATCCGCTTGTTGGCCGAAACGTTTCTTGAACGAATCTGCGGCGAACTCGACCGCGAGATCCAACTCGACCCCGAAGCCCTTGCGGCCATCGAGCGCTATGCGTGGCCGGGGAACGTGCGCGAACTCGAAAACGCCATCGAGCACGGTGCGGCCCTGTGCGATGGCGACATCATTGGTCTGGAAGACCTGCCTCACGCGATCATGAGCGCGGGTCGCAGTGATCGACTGCGCGAGGCCTGGCGCAGCGGCCACGGTGGGTTCGAAGAAACCGTGGGCCGCTTCGAGCGCGAGTTGATCCTCGAATCCCTCGAGCGGCACAACTGGAACCAGACCCGGGCCGCAGAGGACCTCGGAATTACCCGCCGGGTGCTCAAAATCAAAATGGACCGATTCGACATCCCAACCCCGGAGCGAGGGACCTCGGAATAG
- a CDS encoding response regulator produces MLFSHPMGSANSPEPVQTSTQRGVVLVVDDERGPRESLRMILSSGHEVVTAEGVNCALDILRSRAVDLVTVDLNMPGIKGDKLVGIIRQEFPEIEIIIITGFATVDAAVRGIRSGVSDFITKPFDVVQVNAAVASALHRQQGRRRLVRFLEGLGNVVGRERTAEDILCELENNKELQTRLHTLLEDPRIEPTANFEQAADSPTIKFLELLADTISSRDPAMRGHARRISFYAGLIADCMKLDSTLREHTRVAGFLHDIGKVGLSPDVMPFGEPLDPVQRDAVEEHPAIGERLLQPLSLPKTITDAVRHHHERWDGTGYPDGLRAEDTPLLARIIAVADAFDAIVGRRPEAPEDGRRIALSELRKGAGSQFDAQIVGVFCEIAQSKMPEETTTGTPSPAELTRAFNKGAYEGPAQ; encoded by the coding sequence TTGCTGTTCAGTCACCCCATGGGCAGCGCAAACTCGCCAGAACCCGTCCAAACCAGCACCCAACGGGGCGTTGTTCTCGTCGTCGATGACGAGAGAGGCCCGCGCGAGTCGTTGCGCATGATTCTTTCCTCCGGCCACGAGGTGGTGACCGCCGAGGGGGTCAACTGCGCCCTCGATATTTTACGCAGCCGGGCGGTCGATCTCGTCACGGTCGATCTCAACATGCCGGGGATCAAGGGTGACAAGCTCGTCGGAATCATCCGCCAGGAATTTCCCGAGATCGAGATCATCATCATCACGGGCTTCGCCACGGTCGATGCCGCAGTCCGCGGGATTCGCTCCGGGGTGAGCGATTTCATCACCAAGCCGTTCGATGTCGTTCAGGTGAACGCCGCAGTCGCAAGCGCATTGCATCGGCAGCAGGGACGCCGACGACTCGTACGTTTTCTCGAGGGCCTCGGCAACGTGGTGGGTCGCGAGCGCACCGCCGAAGACATCCTGTGCGAACTCGAGAACAATAAAGAATTGCAGACGAGGCTCCACACCCTGCTGGAAGATCCACGGATCGAGCCAACGGCCAATTTCGAGCAAGCCGCCGATTCACCGACGATCAAATTCCTGGAACTGCTCGCCGATACCATCTCCAGTCGCGATCCCGCAATGCGCGGCCATGCGCGACGAATTTCGTTCTACGCCGGTTTGATCGCGGATTGCATGAAGCTCGACTCGACGCTTCGCGAACACACGCGGGTCGCAGGCTTTCTTCACGATATTGGCAAGGTGGGTCTCTCACCGGACGTGATGCCGTTCGGCGAGCCGTTGGATCCAGTACAACGAGACGCGGTCGAGGAGCACCCTGCGATCGGCGAACGCCTGCTTCAACCACTCAGCCTTCCGAAGACGATTACCGACGCCGTGCGTCACCACCACGAACGATGGGATGGCACGGGATATCCCGATGGACTGCGGGCCGAAGACACGCCGCTACTCGCGCGCATCATCGCAGTCGCCGACGCCTTCGACGCGATCGTAGGCAGGCGACCAGAAGCCCCGGAAGACGGTCGTCGTATCGCGTTGAGCGAACTCCGCAAGGGGGCCGGCAGCCAGTTCGATGCCCAGATCGTGGGCGTGTTCTGTGAGATCGCACAGAGCAAGATGCCGGAAGAAACTACCACCGGGACACCGAGCCCGGCAGAACTCACCCGCGCCTTCAACAAGGGCGCCTACGAAGGGCCTGCACAATGA